In Corvus cornix cornix isolate S_Up_H32 chromosome 4A, ASM73873v5, whole genome shotgun sequence, one genomic interval encodes:
- the LOC104691726 gene encoding serine/threonine-protein kinase PAK 3-like, with the protein MIRKICAAAGDFLSVTTAMCFYPDKPWLVTAHLGNRITQLNRGRYRAAHPLATILPPEPLLAPSLPGEEDKEEEVDKEPAAAEEEMASIHTSSLLGDAGAEEDTFLLRDTSSTRARNEPRVQPWEKSQLTEEVLERLRSIVTEGDPVTRYTEFVKVAQGGFGTVYKAIDPTTGEVVALKKMPLCKRSRKELVVSEIQIMKESRHPNIVNYIDSYLVDEDLWLVMEYVDGGTLTSVLTQIFMEERVIAAISRECLKALDFLHSKNVIHRDVKSDNILLGMDGSVKLTDFGLCAQLTPERRTRCTVLGSPYWLAPEILKRKEYDTQVDIWALGIVAIEMLEGEPPYFQESPVQAQDLITQNRYPPLRMPSEMSVLFHAFLHSCLDTNPNIRWTARELLEHPFLQTAVSLSVLPEMIRIARKVCEAMETLHGSSTSSKENQE; encoded by the exons atgaTCCGGAAAATCTGTGCTGCAGCGGGTGATTTTCTGTCTGTCACAACTGCAATGTGTTTTTATCCAGATAAACCCTGGCTGGTGACAGCTCATCTAGGGA ATCGGATCACCCAATTAAACAGAGGTAGATACAGGGCAGCCCATCCTTTG GCCACAATACTGCCACCAGAACCTctgctggctccttcccttcctggagaagaggataaggaggaggaggtggacAAGgaacctgcagctgcagaagaagaaatggcATCA ATCCACACGAGCTCTCTGCTGGGAGATGCAGGAGCTGAAGAAGACACATTTCTCCTGCGTGACACCTCCAGCACAAGAGCTCGGAACGAACCCAGGGTCCAGCCATGGGAGAAATCACAGCTCACAGAGGAAGTGCTGGAGCGACTGA GGAGCATTGTGACCGAGGGGGACCCTGTGACGAGATACACTGAATTTGTTAAGGTTGCCCAAGG ggGTTTCGGGACTGTTTACAAAGCCATCGACCCAACCACAGGAGAAGTG GTGGCCTTAAAGAAGATGCCTCTCTGCAAACGGAGCAGAAAGGAACTCGTTGTCAGTGAGATCCAGATCATGAAGGAGAGCAGGCACCCCAATATTGTCAATTATATAGACAG ctACCTGGTTGATGAAGACCTGTGGCTCGTGATGGAATATGTGGATGGAGGCACTTTAACCAGCGTTCTTACCCAAATCTTTATGGAGGAAAGAGTGATAGCTGCTATCAGCAGGGAG TGCCTCAAAGCCCTGGATTTCCTTCATTCAAAGAATGTGATCCACAGAGATGTCAAAAGTGACAATATTCTTCTCGGGATGGATGGATCCGTGAAACTGA ctgATTTTGGCCTGTGCGCTCAGCTGACCCCGGAGCGGCGCACTCGGTGCACAGTGCTCGGCTCTCCTTACTGGTTAGCACcagaaattctgaaaagaaaggaatatgACACCCAAGTGGACATCTGGGCACTTGGGATCGTGGCCATTGAAATGCTGGAGGGAGAACCTCCGTACTTTCAAGAAAGCCCTGTCCAG gctcAGGACCTGATAACCCAGAACAGGTACCCGCCCCTGAGGATGCCCAGCGAGATGTCAGTTCTGTTCCACGCCTTCCTGCACTCCTGCCTGGACACCAACCCCAACATTCGCTGGAcagccagggagctcctggag CATCCATTTTTACAAACAGCCGTGAGTCTCTCCGTCCTGCCTGAAATGATCCGTATAGCCAGGAAAGTCTGTGAAGCCATGGAAACACTTCATGGCAGCAGTACCAGCTCAAAGGAAAATCAGGAATAA
- the CAPN6 gene encoding calpain-6 — protein MSSSVQLFRDQKYHELKGQCIQQGRLFEDPEFPASDESLYYDSAARGKVEWKRPKDLCEDPHLFVNGMSSHDFHQGRLGNCWFVAACSCLALRKSLWQQVIPDYNEQEWDAKNPGKYAGIFRFRFWRFGEWTEVVVDDLLPTQNGELIYCRSNVRNELWSALLEKAYAKLAGSYQALDGGCAAEALVDFTGAVAESINLAEGKYGEVISEQMKLFEDLMKVHKRGGFISCSISESPGRPSEAETEMGLIVGHAYSVTAIRKLRLGERLMFSFKAEKLFMIRLRNPWGKKEWHGAWSDSSEEWKKVSDSECKNLGLTVKNDGEFWMTFEDWCKNFTDVDICRTVNTSYFSLHKTWEKEIIYGAWAKHPEPLLNRSGGCFDNRETFLQNPQYIFDVKKAEDKVLVSLQQEDRRKYKKEGKGDNITIGFEILKVEDNRRYRLHKLTVQERVATSPYSNTRSVFLRRTLQQGRYVLIPTTYIPGVPTRFILRLYTDVPSKLRELKADRPKMTCWSLLCGYPRRVTQIKVHSAEGLQKQDRSGGADPYVLIKCDNQSRRSPVQHNTTNPVFNTQVIFYRKDIDSPVTIQVWNSNLLSDQFLGQAVLAASPGEPREQQTLRLRGRGGREAAEVPGHITVKVFSSDDLAEL, from the exons GACCTCTGTGAAGACCCCCACCTATTTGTGAATGGAATGAGCTCCCATGACTTCCACCAGGGCAGGCTGGGGAACTGCTGGTTTGTGGCTGcgtgctcctgcctggctctgagGAAAAGCCTCTGGCAGCAG GTGATTCCAGACTATAACGAGCAGGAATGGGACGCTAAAAACCCAGGGAAATACGCTGGGATTTTCCGTTTCCGCTTCTGGCGCTTTGGAGAGTGGACAGAGGTGGTGGTTGATGATCTGCTGCCAACTCAGAACGGGGAGCTGATCTACTGCCGTTCCAACGTGAGAAACGAGCTCTGGAGCGCTCTGCTGGAGAAAGCTTATGCTAA GCTGGCTGGATCCTACCAAGCCCTGGAtggaggctgtgctgcagaagccCTGGTGGATTTCACTGGAGCAGTGGCAGAATCCATTAATTTGGCAGAGGGCAAATACGGTGAGGTTATTTCTGAGCAGATGAAGCTGTTTGAAGACCTGATGAAAGTGCATAAAAGAGGAGGGTTCATCAGCTGCTCCATTTCG GAGTCCCCTGGCCGTCCCAGTGAAGCAGAGACAGAGATGGGGCTTATTGTGGGCCATGCCTACTCCGTGACTGCCATCAGGAAGCTGCGTCTGGGGGAGAGGCTCATGTTCTCCTTCAAGGCAGAAAAGCTGTTCATGATCAGGCTGAGGAAtccctgggggaaaaaagaatggCACGGTGCTTGGAGCGACAG ttcTGAAGAGTGGAAGAAAGTCAGCGATTCTGAGTGCAAGAACTTGGGGCTCACTGTTAAGAATGATGGAGAGTTCTG GATGACGTTTGAGGACTGGTGTAAGAATTTCACGGATGTGGACATCTGCCGGACCGTGAACACCTCCTACTTCAGCCTCCACAAGACCTGGGAGAAGGAAATTATCTATGGGGCTTGGGCAAAGCATCCAGAGCCCCTGCTGAACCGCTCTGGAGGCTGCTTTGATAACAGAGAGACCTTCCTTCAGAACCCCCAG tACATCTTTGATGTTAAGAAGGCCGAGGACAAAGTGTTGGTCTCCTTACAGCAGGAGGATCGCCGCAAGTacaagaaagaagggaaaggagacaACATCACAATTGGCTTTGAAATACTCAAG gtggaGGATAACAGAAGGTACAGGCTGCACAAGCTCACGGTGCAGGAGAGAGTGGCCACGTCTCCCTACTCCAACACACGCAGCGTGTTCCTGAGGAGGACCCTCCAGCAAGGCCGCTACGTGCTCATCCCAACCACCTACATCCCAGGGGTCCCTACAAGGTTTATCCTGAGGCTCTACACAGATGTGCCCTCAAAACTCAG GGAGCTGAAGGCAGATAGGCCTAAAATGACGTGTTGGAGTCTTCTTTGTGGCTACCCACGCAGAGTCACCCAAATCAAAGTCCACTCTGCAGAGGGTTTGCAGAAGCAAGACAGATCAGGAG GAGCAGATCCCTATGTGCTCATCAAGTGTGACAACCAAAGCAGGCGCTCCCCGGTGCAGCACAACACCACCAACCCCGTCTTCAACACCCAGGTGATCTTCTACAGGAAGGACATCGACAGTCCTGTCACCATCCAG GTCTGGAACAGCAACCTCCTGAGTGACCAGTTCCTGGGGCAGGCGGTGCTGGCAGCCTCCCCCGGTGAGCCCCGCGAGCAGCAGACGCTGCGGCTGCGGGGCAGAGGCGGCCGGGAAGCAGCCGAGGTGCCGGGTCACATCACCGTCAAGGTTTTCTCCAGCGATGACCTCGCCGAGCTCTGA